From a region of the Lactuca sativa cultivar Salinas chromosome 4, Lsat_Salinas_v11, whole genome shotgun sequence genome:
- the LOC111921380 gene encoding serine/threonine-protein kinase RIPK isoform X2, with protein sequence MAPTKPISWKTALLGCFTSNKVLLHPKSLVSKSRKSQRICMSDVSSSLFIINGVSDSMVVWDLHEFTLAELMMITHDFASSSYLGEGGFGTVHKGFVDDELRPGLEAQPVAVKLLDLDGGQGHKEWLTEVMLLGQLRHPHLVRLIGYCCEEENRLLVYEYMPRGYSSSLSWLIRIQIALGTAKGLAFLHCQDRPVIYRDFKTSNILLASDYTAKLSDFGLAKDGPEGDETHVSTRVMGTHGYAAPEYLMTGHLTTMSDVYSFGVVLLELLTGKRSVDKKRPNREQCLVVWARPLLKDSNNLHRIMDSKLDGNFPVEGAKKAAALASRCLSHRPKCRPTMTEVVKTLEHILELGDFQVDWFVYITHEGEKSEQKEKKEDKGVIGSGSSGVEEKVVVVVKKKDDEC encoded by the exons ATGGCTCCAACAAAACCCATCTCATGGAAAACCGCTCTACTTGGTTGTTTCACAAGCAACAAGGTTCTCTTACACCCGAAGTCTCTTGTGTCAAAATCGCGTAAGTCACAGAGAATATGTATGTCTGATGTTAGCTCATCACTTTTCATTATCAATGGTGTTTCGGATTCTATGGTTGTGTGGGACCTTCACGAATTCACTCTCGCGGAACTTATGATGATTACACATGATTTCGCATCTAGTAGTTATCTTGGTGAAGGTGGGTTCGGAACGGTTCACAAGGGTTTTGTAGATGATGAACTTAGACCGGGTTTAGAGGCTCAACCGGTTGCAGTCAAGCTCTTGGATTTAGATGGTGGTCAAGGTCATAAAGAATGGCTG ACTGAAGTGATGTTGTTGGGGCAATTGAGgcatccacatcttgtgaggttgATTGGTTATTGTTGTGAAGAGGAGAATAGGCTTCTCGTTTATGAATATATGCCAAGGG GGTATTCAAGTTCATTGTCATGGTTAATCAGGATTCAGATAGCACTTGGTACTGCAAAAGGTCTCGCCTTTCTTCATTGCCAGGACAGACCTGTCATTTATCGCGACTTCAaaacttcaaatattttattgGCATCG GATTATACTGCTAAACTATCGGATTTTGGGCTAGCGAAAGATGGGCCTGAAGGTGATGAGACGCACGTGAGTACACGTGTCATGGGGACACACGGATATGCGGCACCGGAGTATCTTATGACCGGTCATTTGACCACCATGAGCGATGTTTATAGCTTCGGGGTGGTTTTGTTAGAGCTGCTAACGGGCAAAAGATCGGTGGATAAAAAACGACCAAATCGAGAGCAGTGTTTGGTGGTATGGGCAAGGCCACTTTTGAAAGATTCAAATAATCTTCATAGAATTATGGATTCTAAGCTCGATGGTAATTTTCCAGTGGAAGGGGCAAAGAAGGCGGCAGCATTGGCTAGTCGATGTCTCAGCCACCGCCCAAAATGTCGTCCTACTATGACGGAAGTTGTCAAGACTTTGGAACATATATTGGAATTAGGCGATTTCCAAGTTGATTGGTTTGTGTATATTACTCATGAAGGAGAAAAAAGCGaacaaaaagagaaaaaggaAGATAAAGGTGTTATTGGTAGTGGTAGTTCCGGTGTtgaggagaaggtggtggtggttgttaaaaagaaagatgatgaATGTTAG
- the LOC111921380 gene encoding serine/threonine-protein kinase RIPK isoform X1: MAPTKPISWKTALLGCFTSNKVLLHPKSLVSKSRKSQRICMSDVSSSLFIINGVSDSMVVWDLHEFTLAELMMITHDFASSSYLGEGGFGTVHKGFVDDELRPGLEAQPVAVKLLDLDGGQGHKEWLTEVMLLGQLRHPHLVRLIGYCCEEENRLLVYEYMPRGNLETQLFTRYSSSLSWLIRIQIALGTAKGLAFLHCQDRPVIYRDFKTSNILLASDYTAKLSDFGLAKDGPEGDETHVSTRVMGTHGYAAPEYLMTGHLTTMSDVYSFGVVLLELLTGKRSVDKKRPNREQCLVVWARPLLKDSNNLHRIMDSKLDGNFPVEGAKKAAALASRCLSHRPKCRPTMTEVVKTLEHILELGDFQVDWFVYITHEGEKSEQKEKKEDKGVIGSGSSGVEEKVVVVVKKKDDEC, encoded by the exons ATGGCTCCAACAAAACCCATCTCATGGAAAACCGCTCTACTTGGTTGTTTCACAAGCAACAAGGTTCTCTTACACCCGAAGTCTCTTGTGTCAAAATCGCGTAAGTCACAGAGAATATGTATGTCTGATGTTAGCTCATCACTTTTCATTATCAATGGTGTTTCGGATTCTATGGTTGTGTGGGACCTTCACGAATTCACTCTCGCGGAACTTATGATGATTACACATGATTTCGCATCTAGTAGTTATCTTGGTGAAGGTGGGTTCGGAACGGTTCACAAGGGTTTTGTAGATGATGAACTTAGACCGGGTTTAGAGGCTCAACCGGTTGCAGTCAAGCTCTTGGATTTAGATGGTGGTCAAGGTCATAAAGAATGGCTG ACTGAAGTGATGTTGTTGGGGCAATTGAGgcatccacatcttgtgaggttgATTGGTTATTGTTGTGAAGAGGAGAATAGGCTTCTCGTTTATGAATATATGCCAAGGGGTAATTTAGAGACTCAATTATTCACAA GGTATTCAAGTTCATTGTCATGGTTAATCAGGATTCAGATAGCACTTGGTACTGCAAAAGGTCTCGCCTTTCTTCATTGCCAGGACAGACCTGTCATTTATCGCGACTTCAaaacttcaaatattttattgGCATCG GATTATACTGCTAAACTATCGGATTTTGGGCTAGCGAAAGATGGGCCTGAAGGTGATGAGACGCACGTGAGTACACGTGTCATGGGGACACACGGATATGCGGCACCGGAGTATCTTATGACCGGTCATTTGACCACCATGAGCGATGTTTATAGCTTCGGGGTGGTTTTGTTAGAGCTGCTAACGGGCAAAAGATCGGTGGATAAAAAACGACCAAATCGAGAGCAGTGTTTGGTGGTATGGGCAAGGCCACTTTTGAAAGATTCAAATAATCTTCATAGAATTATGGATTCTAAGCTCGATGGTAATTTTCCAGTGGAAGGGGCAAAGAAGGCGGCAGCATTGGCTAGTCGATGTCTCAGCCACCGCCCAAAATGTCGTCCTACTATGACGGAAGTTGTCAAGACTTTGGAACATATATTGGAATTAGGCGATTTCCAAGTTGATTGGTTTGTGTATATTACTCATGAAGGAGAAAAAAGCGaacaaaaagagaaaaaggaAGATAAAGGTGTTATTGGTAGTGGTAGTTCCGGTGTtgaggagaaggtggtggtggttgttaaaaagaaagatgatgaATGTTAG
- the LOC111921353 gene encoding uncharacterized protein At4g04775: MGDQSYGSSSSFSTSSYKNVLCKCGEHPKIWTSTTKKNPGRHFIRCPNSLDSSKDCKFFVWVDEDLGLHRYKSKVNELNRENMDLFKDNMIISKKNMELEKENICLQKKLMKLEVIEKKEIDMFMVKVLFGIVLVSIFICFIIT, encoded by the exons ATGGGTGATCAATCATatggttcttcttcttccttctcaaCTTCTAGCTACAAAAATGTACTTTGTAAATGTGGTGAACATCCAAAGATCTGGACTTCAACGACCAAGAAGAACCCAGGCCGACATTTCATTCGGTGCCCTAATTCTCTG GATTCTTCAAAAGATTGTAAATTTTTTGTATGGGTGGATGAGGATTTGGGTCTTCACAGGTATAAGAGTAAAGTTAATGAGTTGAATAGGGAGAATATGGATTTATTCAAAGATAATATGATCATTTCCAAGAAGAATATGGAACTGGAGAAGGAGAACATATGTTTGCAGAAGAAATTGATGAAGCTAGAGGTGATTGAAAAAAAAGAGATTGATATGTTCATGGTTAAGGTGCTATTTGGTATTGTTCTTGTTAGCATTTTCATTTGCTTTATAATTACGTAA
- the LOC111921354 gene encoding uncharacterized protein LOC111921354, with protein sequence MTLTSNVEVEVYMEDLNVTDDESDGEEYVASTMDKTIWDPFLNDLVQGEVEWPDISSDDAEWTFSNEETDKGDNIGKIFGDQYLVHNPRIPWNKMEPHLGEKYESPEQFKLCLTNYAVANGYQLRLAKCDRSRILVRCGKKSDENKCPFRCWASWMGNELTWQVKSLEKKHVCARKYSLGSLITPGWIANHYLNDLIRNPKTKVKEMKADFLQNYSLKLSRGQCERARALAFTLIDGKLIDHYARIWDYGNEVLRSNPGSTVEIGVDVNPDAKYFKRIYICLKALKEGWLKGCRKVIDLDGCFLKGKVKGELIAAIGRDGNNQIYPIAWAVVNVENKDNWKWFIELLQSDIETVEGNGVTLISDQHKGLLEAVKEVMPHAEHRQCARHICANFYKRFSGEIYKTLFWEAAMSTIDQQFKNNMEKMKELNNDAYDDLMKRNPKTWGKPLLTMLEEIRLHVMERFDAMKRSTNSWKTVVAPKILIKMKKWHKNMRNWMVIPSGPLLEVRNDYEGYMVDLASWTCTCRLWVLSGLPCVHACAAINHTHQNLLDYVSDWFKKEKYHLAYRTSIIPLNGRKIKKCHNCLQEGHNARTCKNEKVVPPPKEKKLPGRPKKPHSDETPSKRPTTSGGRGGRGPTRERGGRGSSVGTSGGRGGRSLIDEIFDSPTENEVINMFDNFEEEVFRAEMESGESSHMMQFPESQFDEGVPITQDDGVTGTQFDVENANWEDQSHVVGGIAINVPIIREKLNPRKPSG encoded by the exons ATGACTTTAACTTCAAATGTGGAAGTTGAAGTTTATATGGAGGATTTGAATGTAACAGATGATGAGTCTGATGGAGAAGAATATGTTGCTTCTACGATGGACAAGACAATATGGGATCCTTTTTTGAATGATTTGGTACAGGGAGAAGTGGAATGGCCTGACATATCATCTGATGATGCTGAATGGACCTTTTCAAATGAAGAAACTGACAAAGGAGATAACATAGGTAAGATATTTGGGGACCAATATCTTGTACACAACCCTAGGATACCTTGGAATAAAATGGAACCACACTTGGGGGAAAAATACGAAAGCCCAGAACAGTTCAAGCTTTGTCTAACAAATTATGCGGTGGCTAATGGATACCAATTGAGGTTGGCCAAGTGTGATCGTTCTAGGATATTAGTACGATGCGGTAAAAAAAGTGACGAGAATAAGTGTCCATTTAGATGTTGGGCATCTTGGATGGGGAATGAACTAACTTGGCAAGTGAAATCTTTGGAAAAGAAACATGTTTGTGCACGAAAATACAGCCTCGGTTCATTGATAACTCCGGGTTGGATTGCTAACCATTATCTTAATGACCTAATTCGCAACCCCAAAACGAAAGTCAAAGAAATGAAAGCTGACTTTTTACAGAATTATTCTTTAAAGCTTAGCAGAGGTCAGTGTGAAAGGGCAAGGGCATTAGCATTTACACTAATTGATGGCAAGTTGATTGATCACTATGCTAGGATATGGGATTATGGTAATGAAGTTTTGAGATCAAACCCAGGAAGCACTGTTGAAATTGGAGTCGATGTCAATCCGGATGCAAAATATTTCAAAAGAATCTACATTTGTTTGAAGGCTTTAAAAGAAGGATGGTTGAAAGGTTGTCGTAAGGTGATTGATTTAGATGGATGTTTCTTGAAAGGGAAAGTTAAAGGGGAGTTGATAGCTGCCATTGGTCGAGACGGAAACAACCAAATTTACCCCATTGCATGGGCGGTTGTGAATGTGGAAAATAAAGATAATTGGAAGTGGTTCATTGAGTTACTACAATCGGATATTGAAACAGTTGAAGGAAATGGGGTTACTTTAATATCAGATCAACATAAG GGTCTTCTTGAAGCCGTGAAGGAGGTGATGCCACATGCTGAGCACCGACAATGTGCCCGTCATATTTGTGCCAATTTCTACAAACGTTTCAGTGGAGAGATTTATAAAACCTTGTTTTGGGAAGCTGCAATGTCCACAATAGATCAACAGTTCAAAAACAACATGGAAAAGATGAAAGAGTTGAACAATGATGCATATGATGATCTCATGAAAAGAAATCCTAAAACATG GGGGAAACCGTTGTTAACCATGTTAGAAGAGATTAGACTTCATGTGATGGAGAGGTTTGATGCAATGAAAAGGAGTACAAATTCATGGAAAACTGTTGTTGCTCCAAAGATACTTATAAAGATGAAAAAATGGCACAAAAACATGAG GAATTGGATGGTTATCCCAAGTGGGCCTCTATTGGAGGTTAGAAATGATTATGAAGGATATATGGTAGACTTGGCAAGTTGGACATGCACATGCAGACTATGGGTTTTGTCTGGACTTCCATGTGTACATGCATGCGCGGCTATAAACCATACCCACCAAAATCTCCTTGACTATGTAAGTGATTGGTTCAAGAAGGAAAAGTATCACTTGGCTTATAGAACTTCCATTATTCCTTTAAATGGAA GAAAAATAAAGAAGTGTCACAACTGTTTACAAGAAGGGCACAACGCTAGGACATGCAAGAATGAAAAAGTTGTGCCCCCTCCTAAGGAAAAGAAACTTCCTGGTAGGCCTAAAAAACCACATTCTGATGAAACACCTTCAAAACGACCAACTACAAGTGGTGGGAGAGGAGGAAGAGGACCAACTAGGGAAAGAGGTGGAAGAGGATCATCTGTAGGTACAAGTGGTGGTAGAGGAGGAAGGTCACTTATAGATGAAATCTTTGATTCACCAACAGAAAATGAAGTTATAAACATGTTTGATAATTTTGAGGAAGAAGTATTTAGGGCTGAAATGGAAAGTGGAGAAAGTTCACATATGATGCAATTCCCTGAATCACAATTTGATGAAGGAGTTCCTATAACTCAAGATGATGGAGTAACTGGAACTCAATTTGATGTTGAAAATG CTAATTGGGAAGATCAATCTCATGTGGTTGGCGGGATAGCAATTAATGTACCTATTATCCGTGAAAAGCTCAATCCAAGAAAGCCATCTGGATGA
- the LOC128133542 gene encoding DNA-directed RNA polymerase subunit beta''-like produces the protein MEVLMAERPTQVFHNKVIDGTAMKRLISRFIDHYGIGYTSHILDQVKTLGFRQATAASISLGIDDLLTIPSKRWLVQDAEQQSFILEKHHHYGNVHAVEKLRQSIEIWYATSEYLRQEMNPNFRMTDPFNPVHIMSFSGARGNASQVHQLVGMRGLMLDPQGQMIDLPIQSNLREGLSLTEYIISCYGARKGVVDTAIRTSDAGYLTRRLVEVVQHIVVRRTDCGTVRGISVSPRNGMMMDRIFIQILIGRVLADDIYIGSRCIATRNQDIGVGLVSRFITFRAQPISIRTPFTCRSTSWICQLCYCRSPAHDDLVELGEAVGIIAGQSIGEPGTQLTLRTFHTGGVFTGGTAEHVRAPSNGKIKFNEDLVHPTRTRHGHPAFLCSRDLYVTIESEDIIHNVCIPPKSFLLVQNDQYVESEQVIAEIRARTSTLNLKEKVRKHIYSDSKGEMHWNTDVYHAPEFTYGNIHLLPKTSLSE, from the exons ATGGAGGTACTGATGGCAGAACGGCCCACTCAGGTCTTTCACAATAAAGTGATAGACGGAACTGCCATGAAACGGCTTATTAGTCGATTTATTGATCACTATGGAATAGGATATACATCACATATCCTGGATCAAGTAAAGACTCTGGGTTTCCGACAAGCTACCGCCGCATCCATTTCATTAGGAATTGATGATCTTTTAACAATACCTTCTAAAAGATGGCTAGTTCAAGATGCTGAACAACAAagttttattttggaaaaacacCATCATTATGGGAATGTACACGCGGTAGAAAAATTACGTCAATCAATCGAAATATGGTATGCCACAAGTGAATATTTGCGACAAGAAATGAATCCTAATTTTCGGATGACCGATCCTTTTAATCCAGTCCATATAATGTCTTTTTCGGGAGCCAGAGGAAATGCATCTCAGGTACATCAATTAGTAGGTATGAGAGGATTAATGTTGGATCCTCAAGGGCAAATGATTGATTTACCCATTCAAAGCAATTTACGCGAAGGACTGTCTTTAACAGAATACATTATTTCTTGTTACGGAGCCCGTAAAGGGGTTGTGGATACCGCTATCCGAACATCAGATGCAGGATATCTCACGCGCAGACTTGTTGAAGTAGTTCAACACATTGTTGTACGTCGAACAGATTGTGGCACCGTTCGAGGTATTTCTGTAAGTCCTCGAAATGGAATGATGATGGACAGGATTTTTATCCAAATATTAATTGGCCGTGTATTAgcagatg atatatatataggttcgcGATGTATTGCTACTAGAAATCAAGATATTGGGGTTGGACTTGTCAGTAGATTCATAACTTTTAGAGCACAACCAATCTCTATTCGAACCCCCTTTACTTGTAGGAGTACATCTTGGATTTGTCAATTATGTTATTGCCGGAGTCCAGCGCATGACGACCTGGTCGAATTGGGAGAAGCCGTAGGTATTATTGCAGGTCAATCTATTGGAGAACCGGGCACTCAATTAACATTAAGAACTTTTCATACCGGCGGAGTATTTACAGGGGGTACTGCAGAACATGTGCGAGCCCCTTCTAATGGAAAAATAAAATTCAACGAGGATTTGGTTCATCCGACACGTACACGTCATGGACATCCTGCTTTTCTATGTTCTAGAGACTTGTATGTAACTATTGAGAGTGAAGATATTATACACAATGTGTGTATTCCGCccaaaagttttcttttagttcaaAACGATCAATATGTAGAATCAGAACAAGTGATTGCTGAGATTCGCGCGAGAACCTCCACTTTGAATTTGAAAGAGAAGGTTCGAAAACATATTTATTCTGACTCAAAAGGCGAAATGCACTGGAATACTGATGTGTACCATGCACCTGAATTTACATATGGTAATATTCATCTCTTACCAAAAACAAGTCTATCGGAATAA